GTAGGCTTTGTATTTTATGAAGAGGTATGGGAAAAAATGAAGACCATTTTCGAAAAACGCGGCAAAGAAGTATTGGAGATGAACAGAGGCCAAGCCATGTTGCCTGCCAATGCACTCATGCTGCCCAATGCCCGTGGAACCGCTCAGGGAATGTGGTTCGATGAAGCCGGAGTAGTATATGTAAGTATGCCGGGAGTGCCGCACGAAATGAAACATTTAATGGAACAAGTAATTCCAAAGTTGCAGCAGCGCTTTAAACTGCCGCGCATAGTACATGCCACGGTAATGACTGCCGGTGCAGGCGAATCGAGTATTGCCGCCATGTTGGATAATTTCGAAAACGAACTGCCTAAACATATTAAGTTGGCGTATTTGCCCGACTTGGGAGTGCTAAAGTTGCGCCTAAGCGCTTACTCCGAAGCCAATGGCGAAGAAGTAAATCGGCAAATGCAGCAACTAAAATCTATTTTGAAAGGATATGTGTACTGCGATGGCGAAGCCTCTTTACAGGAAGTAGTTGGCAACATGTTGCTCAAAGAGAATGCTACGCTTGCCACTGCCGAAAGTTGTACCGGAGGCTATTTGGCACATTTAATAACTGCCGTACCCGGAAGTTCTGCATATTATTTGGGAAGCATTGTTAGTTATCACAACAGCCTTAAAACGAATTTACTTTTTGTACCAACCGAAACACTGTCGCAGCACGGAGCTGTAAGTGAAGCCACGGTTATAGAAATGGTGAAAGGCGCATTGCGGCAAACAGGTGCTACTTATGCCGTTGCCACTTCGGGCGTGGCAGGCCCTACCGGAGGCACACCCGAAAAACCAGTAGGAACGGTATGCTTTGCAGTTGGCTCTAAGGATAGAATAGTTTCACGCAAGCTGCACTTTTTTTCATCGCGCATGGAAAACATAAAAGTAAGTGCCAACACTGCCTTAAACTTGCTTCGGAAGTTTATGCTGAACGAAATATAGTTTTTGGGAAGAACTACTTTTTTTAAGCAATTGGCAGTAGCAAATAGCATAATAGGAATGCTGATTTTTTTGAATTTCAGAAAAAATACAAACAGCGCTGTACATTGCCATTTTTTCAATTCTTTTCTTACCTTCGGCTACTCAAAATATTGCTGCAAATGTTTACACAGTTTGAAGAAGAAGTACTTACCGAAGAAGCCGTATTACACACACACCAGCTCATAGTTCACAACGATAATATCAATACTTTCGATTGGGTAATTCAAGCGTTGGTAGATATTTGCAAACATTCGCTTGAGCAAGCAGAGCAGTGCTCGTTATTCATTCATCATAAGGGAAAATATGCAGTAAAGCGTGGCGGTTTTTCTACCTTGCATGAAATGCGTATTGCTATTGCCGAAAGAGGCATTGGAGCTACCATAGAGGCACTCTAGGAGCTATTTCTTAACCTAAGTTTTTGAGTATGAAAACGTTTTCAAGGAAGGATTTTTTGGTGGCAGGCGGCATCATTGGTGCCGGATTATTGATGCCTGAATTTTTACAGGCGCAAATCCGCACCAATACTTCAAAGAAGCGTTTGCTGCGCGTGGCACATATTACCGATGTGCATGTGCAGCCCGAAGGTGCAGCACCCAAAGGAATGGCTAATTGCCTGCACGAAATTCAGCAATTAGCCGATAAGCCCGATTTTATTGTAAACACCGGAGATGCCATTATGGATGCGCTTTCCAAAGAAAAAAGCAGGGTAAAAGCGCAATGGAATACTTGGAATAGCGTATTGGCAAACGAAAATTCAATGGAAATTTTTCATTGTATCGGTAACCACGATATTTGGGGTTGGAGCGGACTCTCTGCCCGCAGAACCGATGAGCATTACGGAAAACAATGGGCTACCGAAATGTTTGGAATTAAAAACCGCTTTTATTCATTCGATAAAAACGGATGGCATTTTGTAGTGCTGGATAGCATGACACATGTGCCGTTTGGCTATACCGCCAAATTAGATGGCGACCAATTCGATTGGTTAAAAGAAGACCTCGCCCGCACACCGCAAGATACATTTGTTTGTATCCTCAGTCATATCCCAATTCTATCTGCAAGCGTTTTCTTTGATGGCTCTAATGTAAAGCAAGGAAAATGGAAAATTCCGGGAGCGTGGATGCACCAAGATGCAGGTAAACTCAAGAATTTATTTTTGCAACATAAGAATGTAAAAGCTGCTCTGAGTGGGCACATACATTTAATAGACGAAGTGGCCTATAATGGCGTAAACTATTATTGCAATGGCGCAGTTAGTGGCGGCTGGTGGGGTGGTAATTACCAAGAGTTTCCTCCTGCTTTTTGCGTAATGAATTTTTATGACGATGGCTCTACCGAGCGCGAAGTGTATTACCATAACTGGAAAGCATGATTCCATCGCAGGTAAGGCTACAGAAACTGCTCGAAATGGAGCAGGTAAATCCACTTGATGCCTTTTTGAAGTTTGCTATAGCACAGGAGCTTGTAGCACAAGAAAATTTTCAGGAGGCTGAGAAATATTATCAGTTACTACTGAGAAAATTTCCCGATTATTTGCCCACTTACTATCATTTTGGCAAGCTGAACGAACAGCAAGGCAAAGCAACTCAAGCTAGAATTCTTTACGAAAAAGGAATAGTAGTGGCTAAGCAACAAACCAATGCCAAAACACTTGCAGAGTTGCAAGACGCCTTATTTTTCTTAGATTAAGAAGGTGTATTGCATTGCATAGAATTCTTGGTGCTTAGAAGAATTAGTTGGTTTCCCTTTTCCAACTATATTTGCTAAAAATTATTAAATTATGACACGTTGGTATTTTGCCGCAAGTTTTACTTTGCTGGCAGTATTTGCGGTTGCACAAGTAAATTTCTACACCCAAGACCGCTGGTTGGCACTAATAGATTATACCGGAATAAGTTACGAAAAGGTGAAAGCGGCAGCACCGCACTTTCCTAAAAGTGCACATATAGAAAGTGAAAAGCAGTATGCCGATTTTAAGGGAAAACTAGCACAATGGAAAACTAAATATGCCAGCGAAGTAGAGGCATTTTTAGCTCTGCCGGAAGTTAAAAAAGTAAACCCATCACGGGTGCACTTAGGTTTGCAACAAGCCGTAGAAACCCGAAAATTTGAAAATAGCTATTGGCAATGGATTCAAGCGGCAGGCTTGAGTATGCAGGATGTACATGGCTTTGCTTCACATTTTCCACAGCCGCGCATTACAAGCGATTTAGATAAAAGCGAACAAGTGTATAATGCCGTATTGCACGATTGGATGAAGTTGTATCCAAAAGAGTTGGAAGCAATGCTTAATCATCCTACGCTTGTTTCAATGAATAAAAGCCATGAACCCGCAGCAATAGAAGTGCCGGTAGCAGAGCCGTTTACATTGATAGAAGTTTCGGAAACACTCCCACTCTTTGCAGATTACGATTCGGGCAACAGCGAGTTAGATAAGCAGCGCTACGAATTGGCAGTAAAGCATTGGTATTTTAAGTATAAACCCGATGAGTATGTAACGCGCTATAATGTTACAGACTATCACAAAAATATAGAGCAAAAACAGTAATCCTAACACACAATTTTCCGATATCAAACACAATTTTATGAAACTCAATGAACGCTCTTTTATACAGCTTTTTTTCATTCAATTATTGCTGCTAAATACTTTGTATGCGCAAGTGCAGGATGGTGCCATGCGCATAAGTTTACGCTACGAAGGCGTGTGGGCAGAAAGTGGAGACGATGTGTGGCCCGATGCCGATGAGTTTAACAACGAAGGTTTTGTGCGCGATTATCCCGATTTAGACGGACAAGGTTTTTTTGGCACAGGCGTGCGTAGTTGGGGCAATGGCAATTTTGCTTGTTGCGGACCATACTCCGCTTCTATGCCGGGAGGCTCTTGGGTAAAAGATTTTACCTATGGCACTTTTAATTCTCCGGCTTTTACATTAACGCCCAATGGTTTGCAAACACGCCAGGTTGGTTGGGAAGATGATTGTTTCGATTGCTGTAGTGGCACGGTGGTATTGGGCGTTTGTTTTGCAAGTTGTAATGCTTGCCCTTATGGTTCGTATAGAAATTCGTACCAAAACCCATGCCCTTGCAGTACGGGAAATACTTGCGGCTGCACTTCCGATGATCAATATTGCGACCACCAGTTAAACAATCCCAACTACTTACCTTTTAGAAATGCACCACCTTACCAATGGACGTATAAAGGATATACTCAAACAGGCAATGCCGGTTACAGTGGTGGCTGCTCCGGAAACAACGTGGGAATGAGTTACAGCACCAACTGGACATCGCCCTGCCCCGATACAATTAAGGCTACCAGAAAAAATTTGTGTGAACCGGGTTATGTAACCATTACAACGCATGGCGCTGTTTTTGGTGGCGATTATGTTTGGTACGAAAATGGAAACTTCCTTCAATACTCTTCAAACAGTGATTCGTTTATTACGGTATATGTACCTTCTACTACAACATATAGAGTGTACACGCGCAACAATGGGCAAAACTCTTGGAGCTATCGCGAAATAACTATTACTGTTGGTCAGCCGCTTATCAATAGTATTACAGCCACCGACCCCACTTGCAATGGCACTGCTACGGGAACTATTACAGTAGCAGCTTCAGGCGGCAATGGTGCTATTCAGTATTCAAACGATAATGGTGCAACCTGGCAAGCCAATGGCAACTTTACAGCATTGGCACAAGGCATTTATTTCGTTAAAGTAAAAGATAGCTATTGTACGGTTCCTCCTTTTGGTGTAACCATTCAGCTAAAAGATCCACCATTGCTAAGTTCCAGCATTGCTGCGGTTACCAATGTTTTATGCAGTGGCGTTAATAGCGGTAAAGTAGATTTGTCGGTTACGGGTGGTGTTCCTCCTTATTCCTTCAATTGGACAAGAAATGGAAACCCATTTGCCAATACCGAAGACCTCAACAACATTAGTGGAGGAAATTATGCTGTAACCGTTACCGATTCAAAAGGTTGTGTTACAACTCAAAATGCGGCAGTTACACAACCAAATGCTCCGCTTAGCATTACCGGAAATGTTACCAATATTTTATGCAATAATGGCGCTTCGGGAAGTATTGATATTTCTGTAGCCGGAGGCACTGCTCCGTACACTTATTTTTGGAGCAATGGTGCTGCAACCGAAGATATTTCGGGGCTTGCTGCGGGAGCATACAATATTTTAGTAACAGACTTAAACGGCTGCCAGAAATCGGCAGTATTTGTGGTAACCGCTCCTGCTCCGCTTAGTGTTGGTTTTGTGAATCAGCAAAACGTAAATTGTTTTGGGCAAAGTACCGGAAGTGTAGAAGCGGTGGCTGCCGGAGGTGCAGGCAATTATGGCTATGCGTGGAGTAATGGCAATACAGGAGCAGTGTTGAGCAATGTTGCTGCTGCAAAATATTATGTAACGGTAACCGATGCCAATAATTGCACCACAACCGATAGTGTTGTAATTACACAGAATCCAAAGTATTTAATTACGTTGGAAGTAATTCAGCATGTACGTTGTTTTGGCGACTCCTTAGGCTCGGTGGCAATTTCTATAAATGGTGGCATTGCGCCATTTACTTTCCAATGGACAAACCTAAACTCCGGAGGTAACTATGGTGGTGGCGAAGATATTTACAACGTACCAATTGGCACTTACCGCGTGGTAGTGGCAGATGCGCTCGGTTGTGTAGATTCTTCGGATTACACTATTGCCGGTCCTCAAACACCGCTTTCTGTTGGTGCGCAAGGCTTTAATGTAAATTGCTATGGTGGCAGCGATGGCTCTATTACCACACAAGTTACGGGAGGCACGCCACCGTATCAGTTTATGTGGAGCAATCTTTCTACTCAGCCAAGCATAAGTGGGCTTGTGGCAGATGCGTATCAATTAACCGTTACGGATGCAAACAATTGCACATCCATTACACTTATCAATATTACCGAGCCGCAGCCGTATAGTGTAAAAGATTCTATTATTCATGTAACATGCAATGGAGGCAGCAATGGCGCTATTTTTATTACAAATGTAAGTGGCAGCAATGGCGGGTATGTATTTAATTGGTCTAATGCCGATACCGCCAGAAACCAAAGCAATTTAGTTGCCGGAAAATACTTGCTAACCATTACCGATAACCGCAATTGTACATACACCAATACTTACGAGGTGTTGGAGCCTTCGCCTATTTTATCTTCGGTGGCGGGCAATAATCCGAATTGCTACAGCAATGCTACGGGCTTTGCTGTGGTAAGTTATAGCGGAGGTATTCCGCCATATACTTTTGCATGGAATACCAACCCTGTGCAAACAGGCGTAATGGCCATAAATTTATATGGCGATTCTACGTATGTAATTACCATTACCGATGTGCGTGGATGTACAAAAATAGATTCTACGCGCTTGTTGCGCCCTGCAAAAGTAGAGGTAAGTACAACACCAAAAGACGTTTCTTGTTTTAGTGGCGATGACGGACTGGTAAAAATAAGTGCTACCGGAGGAACCGGCATTTACAGCTATTATGTAAATGGAATTTATCAAACAGATAGTGTTTACAATGGTTTATATGCAGGCTCATATACCGTAGTGGTAGAAGATAATAATAATTGCGTTGGCTCTACAACCTTTACCATTACTCAGCCGCAAGCATTTTTTGTAAGTGCAGGCGAAGACAAAGTTTCGTTGCGAAAAGAGCCTGTAACACTAACGGCAAAAGCCACTTCGCTCAATGGAATAATTGGCTATTTGTGGACTCCAAAAGATGGTTTAAGCTGCGATACTTGTGCTGAAACTTTGGCAGCACCGGATTCTACTACAGATTATGTGTTGCGCGTAATGGATGGCGATAGCTGCATCAATTTCGATACGGTTCGGGTTACCGTTAAGTTTGCTCCGCAATCGTTTATTCCTAATGCGTTTACTCCTAATGGCGATGGATTAAACGATTATTTCAATTTCGATATTTTGGGAGCAAAAACCATTGAGGTTAAAATTTTTGACCGTTGGGGAAATGCAGTGTACCACAATCCAAACCAACCGAATGGAACACAAAGCAAAAATGCTTGGGATGGAACATTTAAAGGTGCAAAAGTTGCGTACGAGAATTATGTTTACACCATAAAAGTTACCTTCTGGGACGAAACAGAAAGTTCTTACACCGGAACGGTAGCAGTAATGCGATAAACAATGAAAAATATTTTTGTATTGGCTTGCCTATCGGGCGCATTGGCAGTGGCTTTGGGTGCATTTGGTGCTCATGGTTTAAAGCCACATTTAGATACGTACCAAACTGATATATACAATAAGGCGGTTTTGTATCAATTTATACATACACTCATTATTGCAATTATTTCGTGGCACAGCAGCGAGCGCAAAATTGTATTGCCTGCTATGTTGTTTTTGGCAGGTATAGTGCTGTTTAGCGGATCGTTGTATTTATTGGCAACGGCTCACCTTACAGGCATTTCTAAAATGCTGCTTGGACCTATAACGCCTATTGGCGGCTTATGCTTTATTGCCGGGTGGATAAGTCTTGCAATGCTTCCAGCTGCCAGTAAAGGAAAGCAGTAAAAGTAATTACTTCGTATAAGCAAAAAGAACGGAAGCCGCTGGTGCAAACTTCCGCCTTTAGCAATAAAAAGAGATGGTGCTTAGTTGTATTTGTTTACGTAGAAAGAGCCGTTGGTTATATGTACGGTATCGGCTGTGTTGGTTTGGTTTACGCCTACAAAGTTAAAGGTTCCCTCTGTGTACTTATTGGTGTTATCGGTGTTTTTACGACCTGTAATTTTCCATGCTCCCGCTATTGGTTTGTAGCGAATTTGTGTATTATTTTTACTGTAAAAAGTTTGTGTAGAAGAGTCAAGAGTTACGCTTTGGCCAACCGTTTTAGTTAAGTCAAGTACTAAAATTATTGCGTGGTCCGATCCGTCTTTTGCCAACATGTCTATTACCAATTCATTGTAATTTCCGTTGTTGAAACTTGCAGTAACGGTATGTTCATCGCATTCAATTTTTTGCCCGTTTACAAAGAAGGTTGCTGTATGTTTTTTAAGCATTTCTTTAGAGCAAGAAAAGACAATACAACTTGCTATAGCGGCTATAAATAAAGGCTTCTTCATATAGTAGCTTAGTAGTTGTTTACATAAAAATACCCATCTGTAATATTGAAGGAGTCGGTTGGATTTGCAGGATCAAATACTACCATAGCAAAAGTTCCTTCGGTATGGCGTGTTGCCGGATTGCCCTCTTCGTGGCTTGTAATTTTCCATTCGCCACGCTTAGGTCGGTATTGCACAGCGCCAACGTGTGTGTAAGAGAACCCTTCTTGCAACGAATCAATTTTTACGGTTTGGTTTATTAAATTCAAGTTGAGTAAAATAGATGGCTGCATGGTACCTCCACTGCCTGCGGTTGGAGTTATTTGTAAGTATTGAGCACTGCCGTTGTAATAATTGGCACTCATGCCATCTTCGCCAATGTTGTAAGTAGTGCCGTTTAGAGTAAAGTGTGCTTCTTGTTTCTTTGTAAAACCTTTTTTACAAGATGCTGTGATTACGCTGGCAGCAATGGCCAGAAATAGAATTTTTTTCATTGCTAAATGATTTTAATTATTGAAGAGTGCAATAGTATGGCGTAGTATTTTGAATAGCTTTTTTTAGTAAGAATATATCAATTTGGGGCAAGGGTATTTATATATACAAGAGCCTTTTTATGGTAATGAAAAATAAAAGATTAAAGAGTGGTTGTTTGAATTAGAAATCGCATACATGCAGGCAGTGAACTTATTGGCAGCGGCAAGTTGGCAGCAGAATAATGTAAGCTATGCAATCCATAAATATGACGAAAATCATTAAATCGTAGTGTAGAACACTCTACTTTCGTTTTGGAGGTAAGTACATCAATACCTGCCATTATTTATTAGATATAAAACAAAACGAAATGAAAACGATTTTTAAAGATCAAGAAAAACAACAGTTTTTTGAAAGAGAAGGCTATGTTACTTTTCCCTTGCTCAACAAAGAAGAAGTAGCAGAATTGTATGCGCTGTACGCTTCGCTCAATCTTGAAACATCTAAGCGGGCAGGCTTTCATGTGGTAATGGATAATAGCAATAAAGAAATGGTGCGCCAGGTGCGCAATAAAATTTGGGAAGTAGCGCTGCCTCGTTTCAACGAGCATTTACAAAACTATAAATCGCATGTGGCCACCTTTGCCATAAAGGAAGTAAGCGATACAGGTATTACACCTCCACACATGGATTGGAGTTTTGCAGAGAATGAACAAGATGGCTATTTTTCTACCAGTTGCTGGATTGCTTTAATGGATATGAATGCCGAAAATGGCTGCATGAGTGTGGTGCGCGGAGGCAGCCACCATATTTTTAAAAACTATCGCCCTTCGCCTTCGCCACAAATTAAAGTGCCGTTAGATAACCTAATCTTCGATATTTTTCCCTACACCAAAATCATTGAAATGAAAGCCGGAGAGGTGCTTATTTTCGATAACCGCACATTCCATGCTTCGCCACCCAATACATCCAATACTGCGCGTGTAGCCGCAGGTGTGGCCATTACTCAAAAAGATGCCAATTTGGTGCACTATTACTTAAAACCCGATGGCACCGAAAAAACTGTTTTAAAGTATAATATAGACGAAGAGTTCTTTATGAAATACAGCAATGCAGACCTCTCCAAATTATACGATGAAGGCAAACTGATTGAAGGCTATGGCACACCCACCGAACTGCCTTACGAGTTTGTAAAATATACGCCATCCGAAATGGTAGATATGCTAAAAGCCGCAGGCAATGTGTACGATGATGTTTTGGCTAATCGCCTAGCAACGCTTTTCGGCTTCAATAAAAATTAGCAGATACTTTATTAACGAGAATGTTACTGCCCAACCAAAAACATAACATAGCGCTTATGCAGGTTGGGCATGTTTTTTTTCCAATCGGCAATTTTTTGAGTAGCAATAGTTTGCGTAGGCAGCGTTAAATCGGCAGCAATGCAGAGTTTAGTTTCGGGGTGTAGTATTTGCACTAGTTGCTCTGCCAGTTTTTGGTTGCGATAAGGCGTTTCCATAAAAATTTGGGTAATGCCAGCATGTAGCATATCGCTTTCTATTTGCCGTAGTTTTTTGCTTCGGTCGTTGTTTTCTATGGGTAAATAACCATGAAAAGTAAATTGCTGTCCGCTAAAGCCCGAAGCAATCAATGCCAGTAAAATAGAGCTGGGCCCCACCAGCGGCACCACTTCTATTTTTTGTTGGTGGGCTTTTGCTACCAGTTCAAAGCCCGGATCGGCAATGCAAGGATTGCCTGCTTCGCTAATAATGCCGGCATGTTTACCTTGTTTAAGTTGTTGTAAAATGGCATTAAAATTTTGAACAGTGTGGTGTTTGTCGAATTCAAACAATAGCACCTCGGTATCAAAATTTTTAGTGTAGCCCACACTGCGCAAAAAACGTCTGGCACTTCTTAAATTTTCTACGGCAAAAACGGTAATTTCTTGGAGTTGTTTTTTATTAAAATCGGGAAGTATAGAAGTGTCTTCACCACCTAAAAGGCAGGGAATTAAATAGAGTTTTCCTGTTGCCATTATGGTTGCTCGCTTTGTTTTACTTTAATAATGCCCGAAATGTTTTTAATAACATAGTTGGTGAAGTTCTGGTTGGCGGTCATGCCGGTGCCCATAATAATTTCGTCTTTGGTAGAAATCTTTACAAAAGCATTGCTGTAAATAATCTCTTTTTCTTCGTCCCAAATGAGTTCTTCGGTGTGGAGGGTTTCTCCCTTATCGTTTACTACCACCACATTGTTTCGGGCAACCATCAGTTTGTTGCCTTCTTGTGCGGTGGCGTAGTTGGCTTTCATGGTGCTTTCTACCTTGTTGCCGTTAAAGAATTTCATTTCTATGCCTTTTTGAAATTCCATATACGGTTTTTCTACGGCATAGCGCAATAGTTCCGGTGCATTGGCTACAATACGGTTGATGCCGCGTTCAGAAAACACAATTTCAACCTTGGTGGCTTTTTCAATAGAAGTGTTGGTGCGGAGTGTAATTTTCTTGGCTTCGTCCACATTGTTTTTGCAGGCAGCACACCATAAAAGTAGTAGCAAAATGGCATAAAATGGCTGCAGAAAAAACGTGCCTCCACCACAGCGTATTTTATTGCTAAAACTCACCATGCCAATAAATTTTGAATTGCTGTTTTTGCCATTTCTGTATGTGGCAGCATTTCTTTTTCTAGTATGCTGTTGAGTGGAATGGCAGGTGTGTTTACTGCCCCAATAACTTTTATGGGTGCATCTAAGTATTCAAAATAGTTTCCGGCAATTCTTCCGGCAAGCGCTTCGGCAAAAGAATGTGTAACTGTTTCTTCGGTGAGCA
This genomic stretch from Chitinophagales bacterium harbors:
- a CDS encoding CinA family nicotinamide mononucleotide deamidase-related protein: MAATATIITIGDELLIGQTIDTNSAWMGQELNKIGVRIYQRIAVGDDAAQITDALKRAAAVSSIVLITGGLGPTKDDITKKTIAEYFGVGFVFYEEVWEKMKTIFEKRGKEVLEMNRGQAMLPANALMLPNARGTAQGMWFDEAGVVYVSMPGVPHEMKHLMEQVIPKLQQRFKLPRIVHATVMTAGAGESSIAAMLDNFENELPKHIKLAYLPDLGVLKLRLSAYSEANGEEVNRQMQQLKSILKGYVYCDGEASLQEVVGNMLLKENATLATAESCTGGYLAHLITAVPGSSAYYLGSIVSYHNSLKTNLLFVPTETLSQHGAVSEATVIEMVKGALRQTGATYAVATSGVAGPTGGTPEKPVGTVCFAVGSKDRIVSRKLHFFSSRMENIKVSANTALNLLRKFMLNEI
- a CDS encoding ATP-dependent Clp protease adaptor ClpS; this translates as MFTQFEEEVLTEEAVLHTHQLIVHNDNINTFDWVIQALVDICKHSLEQAEQCSLFIHHKGKYAVKRGGFSTLHEMRIAIAERGIGATIEAL
- a CDS encoding metallophosphoesterase, which produces MKTFSRKDFLVAGGIIGAGLLMPEFLQAQIRTNTSKKRLLRVAHITDVHVQPEGAAPKGMANCLHEIQQLADKPDFIVNTGDAIMDALSKEKSRVKAQWNTWNSVLANENSMEIFHCIGNHDIWGWSGLSARRTDEHYGKQWATEMFGIKNRFYSFDKNGWHFVVLDSMTHVPFGYTAKLDGDQFDWLKEDLARTPQDTFVCILSHIPILSASVFFDGSNVKQGKWKIPGAWMHQDAGKLKNLFLQHKNVKAALSGHIHLIDEVAYNGVNYYCNGAVSGGWWGGNYQEFPPAFCVMNFYDDGSTEREVYYHNWKA
- a CDS encoding gliding motility-associated C-terminal domain-containing protein; this encodes MKLNERSFIQLFFIQLLLLNTLYAQVQDGAMRISLRYEGVWAESGDDVWPDADEFNNEGFVRDYPDLDGQGFFGTGVRSWGNGNFACCGPYSASMPGGSWVKDFTYGTFNSPAFTLTPNGLQTRQVGWEDDCFDCCSGTVVLGVCFASCNACPYGSYRNSYQNPCPCSTGNTCGCTSDDQYCDHQLNNPNYLPFRNAPPYQWTYKGYTQTGNAGYSGGCSGNNVGMSYSTNWTSPCPDTIKATRKNLCEPGYVTITTHGAVFGGDYVWYENGNFLQYSSNSDSFITVYVPSTTTYRVYTRNNGQNSWSYREITITVGQPLINSITATDPTCNGTATGTITVAASGGNGAIQYSNDNGATWQANGNFTALAQGIYFVKVKDSYCTVPPFGVTIQLKDPPLLSSSIAAVTNVLCSGVNSGKVDLSVTGGVPPYSFNWTRNGNPFANTEDLNNISGGNYAVTVTDSKGCVTTQNAAVTQPNAPLSITGNVTNILCNNGASGSIDISVAGGTAPYTYFWSNGAATEDISGLAAGAYNILVTDLNGCQKSAVFVVTAPAPLSVGFVNQQNVNCFGQSTGSVEAVAAGGAGNYGYAWSNGNTGAVLSNVAAAKYYVTVTDANNCTTTDSVVITQNPKYLITLEVIQHVRCFGDSLGSVAISINGGIAPFTFQWTNLNSGGNYGGGEDIYNVPIGTYRVVVADALGCVDSSDYTIAGPQTPLSVGAQGFNVNCYGGSDGSITTQVTGGTPPYQFMWSNLSTQPSISGLVADAYQLTVTDANNCTSITLINITEPQPYSVKDSIIHVTCNGGSNGAIFITNVSGSNGGYVFNWSNADTARNQSNLVAGKYLLTITDNRNCTYTNTYEVLEPSPILSSVAGNNPNCYSNATGFAVVSYSGGIPPYTFAWNTNPVQTGVMAINLYGDSTYVITITDVRGCTKIDSTRLLRPAKVEVSTTPKDVSCFSGDDGLVKISATGGTGIYSYYVNGIYQTDSVYNGLYAGSYTVVVEDNNNCVGSTTFTITQPQAFFVSAGEDKVSLRKEPVTLTAKATSLNGIIGYLWTPKDGLSCDTCAETLAAPDSTTDYVLRVMDGDSCINFDTVRVTVKFAPQSFIPNAFTPNGDGLNDYFNFDILGAKTIEVKIFDRWGNAVYHNPNQPNGTQSKNAWDGTFKGAKVAYENYVYTIKVTFWDETESSYTGTVAVMR
- a CDS encoding DUF423 domain-containing protein; translated protein: MKNIFVLACLSGALAVALGAFGAHGLKPHLDTYQTDIYNKAVLYQFIHTLIIAIISWHSSERKIVLPAMLFLAGIVLFSGSLYLLATAHLTGISKMLLGPITPIGGLCFIAGWISLAMLPAASKGKQ
- a CDS encoding phytanoyl-CoA dioxygenase family protein, with the protein product MKTIFKDQEKQQFFEREGYVTFPLLNKEEVAELYALYASLNLETSKRAGFHVVMDNSNKEMVRQVRNKIWEVALPRFNEHLQNYKSHVATFAIKEVSDTGITPPHMDWSFAENEQDGYFSTSCWIALMDMNAENGCMSVVRGGSHHIFKNYRPSPSPQIKVPLDNLIFDIFPYTKIIEMKAGEVLIFDNRTFHASPPNTSNTARVAAGVAITQKDANLVHYYLKPDGTEKTVLKYNIDEEFFMKYSNADLSKLYDEGKLIEGYGTPTELPYEFVKYTPSEMVDMLKAAGNVYDDVLANRLATLFGFNKN
- a CDS encoding SAM-dependent methyltransferase yields the protein MATGKLYLIPCLLGGEDTSILPDFNKKQLQEITVFAVENLRSARRFLRSVGYTKNFDTEVLLFEFDKHHTVQNFNAILQQLKQGKHAGIISEAGNPCIADPGFELVAKAHQQKIEVVPLVGPSSILLALIASGFSGQQFTFHGYLPIENNDRSKKLRQIESDMLHAGITQIFMETPYRNQKLAEQLVQILHPETKLCIAADLTLPTQTIATQKIADWKKNMPNLHKRYVMFLVGQ
- the lptC gene encoding LPS export ABC transporter periplasmic protein LptC, which encodes MVSFSNKIRCGGGTFFLQPFYAILLLLLWCAACKNNVDEAKKITLRTNTSIEKATKVEIVFSERGINRIVANAPELLRYAVEKPYMEFQKGIEMKFFNGNKVESTMKANYATAQEGNKLMVARNNVVVVNDKGETLHTEELIWDEEKEIIYSNAFVKISTKDEIIMGTGMTANQNFTNYVIKNISGIIKVKQSEQP